In Phocoena phocoena chromosome 19, mPhoPho1.1, whole genome shotgun sequence, a genomic segment contains:
- the LOC136137948 gene encoding myosin-2, producing MSSDQEMAVFGEAAPYLRKSEKERIEAQNRPFDAKVSVFVVEPKESFVKGTIQSREGGKVTVKTEGGATLTVKDDQVFPMNPPKFDKIEDMAMMTHLHEPGVLYNLKERYTAWMIYTYSGLFCVTVNPYKWLPVYNPEVVAAYRGKKRQEAPPHIFSISDNAYQFMLTDRENQSILITGESGAGKTVNTKRVIQYFATIAVTGEKRKEEGSSGKMQGTLEDQIISANPLLEAFGNAKTVRNDNSSRFGKFIRIHFGTTGKLASADIETYLLEKSRVTFQLKAERSYHIFYQITSNKKPELIEMLLITTNPFDFPFVSQGEISVPSIDDQEELMATDSAIDILGFTNDEKISIYKLTGAVMHYGNLKFKQKQREEQAEPDGTEVADKAAYLQSLNSADLLKALCNPRVKVGNEYVTKGQTVEQVYNAVGALARSVYEKMFLWMVTRINQQLDTKQPRQYFIGVLDIAGFEIFDFNSLEQLCINFTNEKLQQFFNHHMFVLEQEEYKKEGIEWEFIDFGMDLAACIELIEKPMGIFSILEEECMFPKATDTSFKNKLYEQHLGKSANFQKPKVVKGKAEGHFSLVHYAGIVDYNITGWLDKNKDPLNETVVGLYQKSAMKTLAYLFSGAQSAEAEAGGGGSAKRGGKKKGSSFQTVSALFRENLNKLMTNLRSTHPHFVRCIIPNETKTPGAMEHELVLHQLRCNGVLEGIRICRKGFPSRILYADFKQRYKVLNASAIPEGQFIDSKKASEKLLGSIDVDHTQYKFGHTKVFFKAGLLGLLEEMRDDKLAQLITRTQARCKGFLARVEYQRMVERRESLFCIQYNIRAFMNVKHWPWMKLFFKIKPLLKSAETEKEMANMKEEFERTKEELAKSEAKRKELEEKMVSLLKEKNDLQLQVQAEAEGLADAEERCDQLIKTKIQLEAKIKEVTERAEDEEEINAELTAKKRKLEDECSELKKDIDDLELTLAKVEKEKHATENKVKNLTEEMAGLDENIAKLTKEKKALQEAHQQTLDDLQAEEDKVNTLTKAKTKLEQQVDDLEGSLEQEKKLRMDLERAKRKLEGDLKLAQESIMDIENEKQQLDEKLKKKEFEISNLQSKIEDEQALGIQLQKKIKELQARIEELEEEIEAERASRAKAEKQRSDLSRELEEISERLEEAGGATSVQIEMNKKREAEFQKMRRDLEEATLQHEATAATLRKKHADSVAELGEQIDNLQRVKQKLEKEKSEMKMEIDDLASNVETISKAKGNLEKMCRTLEDQVSELKSKEEEQQRLINDLTTQRGRLQTESGELSRQLDEKESLVSQLSRGKQAFTQQTEELKRQLEEEIKAKSALAHALQSSRHDCDLLREQYEEEQEAKAEMQRALSKANSEVAQWRTKYETDAIQRTEELEEAKKKLAQRLQAAEEHVEAVNAKCASLEKTKQRLQNEVEDLMLDVERTNAACAALDKKQRNFDKVLAEWKQKYEETHVELEAAQKEARFLGTELFKMKNAYEESLDQLETLKRENKNLQQEISDLTEQIAEGGKHIHELEKIKKQVEQEKSEIQAALEEAEASLEHEEGKILRIQLELNQVKSEVDRKIAEKDEEIDQLKRNHIRVVESMQSTLDAEIRSRNDAIRLKKKMEGDLNEMEIQLNHANRTAAEALKNYRNTQAILKDTQLHLDDALRGQEDLKEQLAIVERRANLLQAEIEELRATLEQTERSRKMAEQELLDASERVQLLHTQNTSLINTKKKLETDISQIQGEMEDIIQEARNAEEKAKKAITDAAMMAEELKKEQDTSAHLERMKKNLEQTVKDLQHRLDEAEQLALKGGKKQIQKLEARVRELEGEVESEQKRSAEAVKGLRKHERRVKELTYQTEEDRKNILRLQDLVDKLQAKVKSYKRQAEEAEEQSNTNLSKFRKLQHELEEAEERADIAESQVNKLRVKSREVHTKVISEE from the exons ATGAGTTCAGACCAGGAAATGGCCGTTTTTGGGGAGGCCGCTCCTTACCTCCGAAAGTCTGAAAAGGAGCGCATTGAGGCCCAGAATAGGCCCTTTGACGCCAAGGTATCTGTCTTTGTGGTCGAGCCCAAGGAATCCTTTGTCAAAGGGACTATCCAGAGCAGAGAAGGCGGGAAAGTGACAGTGAAGACCGAAGGAGGAGCA ACTCTGACAGTGAAAGATGACCAAGTCTTCCCCATGAACCCTCCCAAGTTTGACAAGATCGAGGACATGGCCATGATGACCCACCTGCACGAGCCAGGAGTGCTGTACAACCTCAAAGAGCGTTACACAGCCTGGATGATCTAC ACCTACTCGGGCCTCTTCTGTGTCACCGTCAACCCCTACAAGTGGCTGCCGGTGTACAACCCTGAGGTGGTGGCTGCCTACCGAGGCAAAAAGCGCCAGGAGGCCCCGCCCCACATCTTCTCCATCTCTGACAACGCCTACCAGTTCATGCTGACTG aCCGTGAGAATCAGTCAATCCTGATCAC CGGAGAATCTGGGGCTGGGAAGACTGTGAACACGAAGCGTGTCATCCAGTACTTTGCAACAATTGCAGTCactggggagaagaggaaggaggaaggttcTAGTGGCAAAATGCAG GGGACTCTGGAAGATCAAATCATCAGTGCCAACCCCCTGCTCGAGGCCTTTGGCAACGCCAAGACCGTGAGGAATGACAACTCCTCTCGCTTT ggTAAATTCATTAGAATCCACTTTGGCACTACAGGAAAACTGGCTTCTGCTGATATTGAAACAT aTCTGTTAGAGAAGTCTAGAGTTACTTTCCAGCTTAAGGCTGAAAGGAGCTATCATATTTTTTATCAGATCACATCAAACAAGAAACCAGAACTAATTG AAATGCTTCTGATTACCACCAACCCATTTGATTTCCCATTCGTCAGTCAAGGGGAGATCAGTGTGCCCAGCATTGACGATCAGGAAGAATTGATGGCCACGGAT AGTGCTATTGATATTTTGGGCTTTACTAATGATGAGAAGATCTCTATCTACAAGCTCACGGGAGCTGTGATGCATTATGGAAATTTGAAATTTAAGCAAAAGCAGCGTGAGGAGCAAGCGGAGCCAGATGGCACTGAAG ttGCTGACAAGGCAGCCTACCTCCAGAGTCTGAACTCTGCTGACCTGCTCAAAGCCCTCTGCAACCCCAGGGTCAAGGTCGGCAATGAGTACGTCACCAAAGGCCAGACTGTAGAGCAG GTGTACAATGCAGTGGGCGCCCTGGCCAGATCTgtctatgaaaagatgttccTGTGGATGGTCACCCGCATCAACCAGCAGCTGGACACCAAGCAGCCCAGGCAGTACTTCATCGGGGTCTTGGACATCGCTGGCTTTGAGATCTTTGAT TTCAACAGCCTGGAGCAGCTGTGCATCAACTTCACCAACGAGAAGCTGCAGCAGTTCTTCAACCACCACATGTTCGTGCTGGAGCAGGAGGAGTACAAGAAGGAGGGCATCGAGTGGGAGTTCATCGACTTCGGGATGGACCTGGCCGCCTGCATTGAGCTCATCGAGAAG CCGATGGGCATCTTCTCCATCCTGGAAGAGGAGTGCATGTTCcccaaggccacagacacctccTTCAAGAACAAGCTGTATGAACAGCATCTTGGAAAGTCTGCCAACTTCCAAAAACCCAAGGTGGTTAAAGGCAAGGCCGAGGGCCACTTCTCACTGGTGCACTACGCTGGCATCGTGGACTACAACATTACTGGCTGGCTAGACAAGAACAAGGACCCCCTGAACGAGACGGTGGTTGGGCTGTACCAGAAGTCTGCAATGAAGACTCTAGCTTACCTCTTCTCTGGGGCTCAAAGTGCTGAAGCAG aGGCGGGTGGCGGTGGGTCTGCCAAGAGAGGTGGTAAGAAGAAGGGCTCTTCTTTCCAGACCGTGTCTGCCCTTTTCAGA GAGAATCTGAACAAGCTGATGACCAACCTCAGGAGTACCCATCCTCACTTTGTGCGGTGCATCATCCCCAATGAAACAAAAACGCCTG GGGCCATGGAGCATGAGCTTGTCCTGCACCAGCTGCGCTGTAACGGTGTGCTGGAGGGCATCCGCATCTGTAGGAAGGGCTTCCCGAGCAGGATCCTGTATGCAGACTTCAAACAGAG ATACAAGGTATTAAATGCAAGTGCAATCCCTGAAGGACAATTCATTGACAGCAAGAAGGCTTCTGAGAAGCTCCTTGGGTCCATCGACGTTGACCACACCCAGTATAAATTTGGTCACACCAAG GTCTTTTTCAAAGCTGGCCTTCTGGGGCTCCTAGAGGAGATGCGAGATGACAAGCTGGCCCAGCTGATTACTCGAACCCAGGCCAGGTGCAAAGGGTTCTTGGCAAGAGTGGAGTACCAGAGGATGGTGGAGAGGAG GGAGTCTCTCTTCTGCATCCAGTACAACATCCGAGCCTTCATGAATGTCAAGCACTGGCCCTGGATGAAACTCTTCTTCAAGATCAAGCCCCTGCTGAAGAGTGCGGAGACGGAGAAGGAGATGGCCAACATGAAGGAAGAGTTCGAGAGAACTAAAGAAGAACTCGCCAAGTCAGAGGCAAAAAGGAAGGAACTGGAAGAAAAGATGGTGtcactgttgaaagaaaaaaatgacttgcAGCTCCAAGTTCAGGCC GAAGCTGAAGGCTTGGCTGATGCAGAGGAAAGATGTGACCAGCTGATCAAAACCAAAATCCAGCTCGAGGCCAAAATCAAGGAGGTGACTGAGAGAGCTGAGGATGAGGAAGAGATCAATGCTGAGCTGACGGCCAAGAAGAGGAAACTGGAGGACGAATGTTCGGAACTGAAGAAAGACATAGATGACCTTGAGCTCACACTGGCCAAGGTTgagaaggagaaacatgccacaGAAAATAAG GTGAAAAACCTCACAGAAGAGATGGCAGGTCTGGATGAAAACATCGCAAAGCTGACCAAGGAGAAGAAGGCCCTCCAGGAGGCCCACCAGCAGACCCTGGATGACCTGCAGGCAGAAGAGGACAAAGTGAACACTCTGACCAAAGCTAAAACCAAGCTAGAGCAGCAAGTGGATGAC CTTGAAGGGTCTTTGGAGCAAGAAAAGAAACTTCGCATGGACCTAGAAAGGGCTAAGAGGAAACTTGAAGGTGACCTCAAGTTGGCCCAAGAGTCCATAATGGacattgaaaatgaaaaacaacaacttGATGAAAAGCTCAAAAA GAAAGAGTTCGAAATCAGCAATTTGCAAAGCAAGATTGAAGATGAACAAGCACTTGGCATTCAACTGCAGAAGAAGATCAAAGAGCTGCAA GCCCGCAtcgaggagctggaggaggagatcGAGGCAGAGCGGGCCTCCCGCGCCAAAGCAGAGAAGCAGCGCTCGGACCTCTCCCGGGAGCTGGAGGAGATCAGCGAGCGGCTGGAAGAGGCCGGCGGGGCCACTTCAGTCCAGATTGAGATGAACAAGAAGCGGGAGGCCGAGTTCCAGAAAATGCGCAGGGACCTGGAGGAGGCCACTCTGCAGCACGAGGCCACGGCGGCCACGCTGAGGAAGAAGCACGCGGACAGTGTGGCCGAGCTGGGGGAGCAGATTGACAACCTGCAGAGGGTCAAGCAGAagctggagaaggagaagagtgagATGAAGATGGAGATTGATGATCTTGCTAGCAATGTAGAAACGATCTCTAAAGCCAAG GGAAATCTAGAGAAGATGTGCCGCACCCTGGAAGACCAAGTGAGCGAGCTGAAATCGAAGGAGGAAGAGCAACAGCGGCTGATCAATGACCTGACAACTCAGAGGGGACGCCTGCAGACAGAATCTG GTGAACTTTCACGTCAGCTAGATGAAAAAGAATCTTTGGTGTCTCAGTTATCAAGGGGCAAGCAAGCATTTACTCAACAGACTGAGGAATTAAAGAGGCAACTTGAAGAGGAGATAAAG GCCAAGAGCGCCCTGGCCCACGCCCTGCAGTCCTCCCGCCACGACTGTGACCTGCTGCGGGAACAGTATGAGGAGGAGCAGGAAGCCAAGGCTGAGATGCAGAGGGCGCTGTCCAAGGCCAACAGCGAGGTGGCCCAGTGGAGGACCAAATACGAGACGGACGCCATCCAGCGCacggaggagctggaggaggccaA GAAGAAGCTGGCCCAGCGGCTGCAGGCTGCTGAGGAACATGTAGAAGCCGTGAATGCCAAATGCGCTTCCCTTGAGAAGACGAAGCAGCGGTTACAGAATGAGGTCGAGGACCTCATGCTCGATGTGGAGAGGACAAACGCTGCCTGCGCAGCTCTGGACAAAAAGCAAAGGAACTTCGATAAG GTCCTGGCAGAATGGAAACAGAAGTATGAGGAAACTCATGTCGAGCTCGAGGCCGCTCAGAAGGAGGCCCGCTTTCTTGGCACTGAGCTGTTCAAGATGAAGAACGCCTACGAGGAGTCCTTGGATCAGCTAGAAACTTTGAAACGAGAGAACAAAAACTTGCAAC AGGAGATTTCTGACCTCACTGAGCAGATTGCAGAAGGAGGGAAACATATACATgaactggagaaaataaagaaacaagtgGAACAAGAAAAGTCTGAAATTCAGGCTGCTTTAGAAGAGGCAGAG GCATCCCTTGAACACGAGGAGGGAAAGATCCTGCGCATCCAGCTGGAGTTGAACCAAGTCAAGTCTGAAGTTGACAGGAAAATTGCTGAAAAGGATGAGGAAATTGACCAGCTGAAGAGGAACCACATTAGAGTCGTGGAGTCCATGCAGAGCACGCTGGATGCTGAGATCCGGAGCAGGAATGATGCCATCAGGCTCAAGAAGAAGATGGAGGGAGACCTCAACGAAATGGAAATCCAGCTGAACCACGCCAACCGCACGGCTGCTGAGGCCCTGAAGAACTACAGGAACACCCAAGCCATCCTCAAG GATACCCAGCTCCACCTGGATGATGCTCTCCGGGGCCAGGAGGACCTGAAGGAGCAGCTGGCGATCGTGGAGCGCAGAGCCAACCTGCTGCAGGCCGAGATCGAGGAGCTGCGGGCCACCCTGGAGCAGACGGAGAGGAGCAGGAAGATGGCGGAGCAGGAGCTCCTGGACGCCAGCGAGCGCGTCCAGCTCCTGCACACCCAG AACACCAGCCTGATCAACACGAAAAAGAAGCTGGAGACAGACATCTCCCAGATCCAGGGAGAGATGGAGGACATTATCCAAGAAGCTCGCAATGCAGAAGAGAAGGCCAAGAAGGCCATCACTGAC GCGGCCATGATGGCCGAGGAGCTGAAGAAGGAGCAGGACACCAGCGCCCACCTGGAGCGCATGAAGAAGAACCTGGAGCAGACGGTGAAGGACCTGCAGCACCGCCTGGACGAGGCTGAGCAGCTGGCCCTGAAGGGTGGGAAGAAGCAGATCCAGAAGCTGGAGGCCAGG GTGCGTGAGCTGGAAGGAGAGGTTGAGAGTGAGCAAAAGCGTAGTGCGGAAGCTGTCAAGGGCCTGCGCAAACATGAGAGGAGAGTGAAGGAACTCACCTACCAG ACGGAAGAAGATCGGAAAAATATACTCAGGCTTCAGGACTTGGTAGATAAACTTCAGGCCAAAGTGAAATCTTACAAGAGACAAGCTGAGGAGGCT GAGGAACAATCCAATACAAATCTATCTAAATTCCGCAAGCTCCAGCATGAACTGGAGGAGGCTGAGGAAAGAGCTGACATTGCTGAGTCCCAGGTCAACAAGCTGCGGGTGAAGAGCCGGGAGGTTCACACGAAAGTCATAAGTGAAGAGTGA